A region from the Agrobacterium cucumeris genome encodes:
- the ptsN gene encoding PTS IIA-like nitrogen regulatory protein PtsN — MALADLLQQDAIIPALKVNSKKQLLQELAAKAARITGVSEREVFDVILQREKLGSTGVGHGIAIPHGKLASIHQITGVFARLETPVDFEALDDQPVDLVFLLLAPEGAGADHLKALSRIARALRDPELVAKLRATDSDTAIYAFLNQEQATAA; from the coding sequence ATGGCGTTGGCAGATTTGCTGCAACAAGATGCGATTATTCCCGCCCTCAAGGTGAATTCCAAAAAGCAATTGCTTCAGGAGCTGGCCGCAAAGGCAGCCAGAATTACCGGAGTCTCGGAACGGGAAGTTTTCGACGTCATCCTCCAGCGTGAAAAGCTCGGCTCCACCGGCGTCGGCCATGGCATCGCCATTCCGCACGGCAAGCTCGCCAGCATTCATCAGATCACGGGTGTCTTCGCACGCCTTGAAACGCCGGTCGATTTCGAAGCGCTGGACGACCAGCCGGTCGATCTGGTTTTCCTTTTGCTTGCGCCTGAAGGCGCTGGTGCGGATCACCTGAAGGCACTGTCTCGAATTGCGCGCGCCCTGCGCGACCCTGAACTGGTGGCCAAACTGCGTGCCACCGATTCCGACACGGCAATCTATGCTTTCCTCAATCAGGAACAGGCGACGGCGGCCTGA
- the hpf gene encoding ribosome hibernation-promoting factor, HPF/YfiA family, giving the protein MSVRVSGKHMEIGESFRQRIEDNIGLAVTKYFDGGYSGQVTVEKSGSRFAADCKLHLDTGVVLHAAGQANDPQASFDAAAERIEKRLRRYKRKLKDHHNGSNGVSQEIAYTVMDAVPDEDHEVPEDYAPTIVAESSKQIKTMSVASAVMALDMTDEPVLLFRSPGKEYLNIVYRRHDGNIGWIDAETIKS; this is encoded by the coding sequence ATGAGTGTGCGTGTATCTGGTAAACATATGGAGATCGGCGAATCTTTCCGTCAGCGGATTGAGGACAATATAGGTCTGGCAGTTACCAAATACTTCGATGGGGGGTATTCAGGCCAGGTAACCGTGGAGAAGTCCGGATCGCGTTTTGCAGCCGACTGCAAGCTGCATCTCGATACGGGCGTTGTATTGCATGCGGCGGGTCAGGCAAATGATCCGCAGGCAAGTTTCGATGCCGCCGCAGAGCGGATCGAGAAGCGCCTGCGTCGCTACAAGCGCAAGCTGAAGGACCATCACAATGGTTCGAATGGCGTGTCGCAGGAAATCGCCTATACGGTGATGGATGCTGTTCCCGATGAGGACCATGAGGTTCCCGAGGACTACGCACCCACCATCGTCGCGGAGAGTTCGAAACAGATAAAGACAATGTCCGTTGCCAGCGCCGTGATGGCGCTCGACATGACGGACGAACCGGTTCTGCTGTTCCGCAGCCCGGGCAAGGAATATCTCAACATCGTCTACCGACGTCATGACGGCAATATTGGCTGGATCGACGCGGAAACGATCAAGAGCTGA
- the rpoN gene encoding RNA polymerase factor sigma-54 — MALSASLLLRQNQSLVMTPQLMQSIQLLQMTHFELTQFIAQEVERNPLLEIAANDGDLGGDIPDNADNFSDTDGEASDKNPTVTADSDDWYGDRAANLGEQLDTSFENVFPDDAEPRKADAPELASQWKSMPGQESGESYDLDDFVAAKQSLADHLNQQMPLAISSAEDRMIADALIGQLDETGYIAADAVDDVAERLGTAPSAVEHVLKTLQGFDPPGVFSRSLSECLAIQLAQRDRLDPAMRALIDNLELLAKRDFATLKKLCGVDEEDLLDMLAEIRTLNPRPGAGYDSTVSETIVPDIIVRPSSSGGWLVEINPETLPRVLINQSYFAEVSKHKARAGEDQDFLSECMQTAHWLTRSLDQRARTIMKVATEIVRQQDAFLVNGVDHLRPLNLKTVADAIKMHESTVSRVTSKKYMLTPRGLFELKYFFSVSISAVEGGDSHSAEAVRHRIKAMIAQEAAEAVLSDDDIVDNLKKSGVDLARRTVAKYREAMNIPSSVQRRREKKALAKFSVF, encoded by the coding sequence ATGGCATTGTCTGCCAGCCTTTTGCTGCGTCAAAACCAGTCTCTCGTCATGACACCGCAGCTGATGCAGTCCATCCAGCTGCTTCAGATGACGCATTTCGAGCTGACGCAGTTTATCGCGCAGGAAGTGGAGCGTAATCCGCTGCTCGAAATTGCAGCAAACGACGGCGATTTGGGCGGCGACATACCTGATAATGCGGATAATTTCAGCGACACCGACGGCGAAGCCTCGGATAAAAACCCCACGGTAACAGCCGACAGCGACGACTGGTACGGCGACCGCGCCGCAAATCTCGGTGAACAGCTCGATACTAGTTTCGAAAATGTCTTCCCGGACGATGCCGAGCCCAGAAAGGCCGATGCGCCCGAACTGGCAAGCCAGTGGAAATCCATGCCCGGGCAGGAATCCGGCGAAAGCTATGATCTCGACGATTTCGTCGCCGCGAAACAAAGCCTTGCTGACCATCTCAATCAGCAAATGCCGCTGGCCATATCCTCCGCCGAGGATCGCATGATCGCCGATGCGCTGATCGGCCAGCTCGACGAAACCGGATATATCGCAGCGGATGCCGTCGATGATGTCGCTGAACGGCTGGGAACGGCGCCATCGGCGGTGGAGCATGTTTTAAAGACGCTTCAGGGTTTCGATCCTCCGGGCGTGTTTTCCCGTTCGTTGAGCGAATGTCTGGCAATCCAGCTCGCCCAGAGGGATCGGCTCGATCCGGCGATGCGGGCCCTGATCGATAATCTCGAGCTTTTGGCCAAACGCGACTTTGCTACCTTGAAAAAACTCTGCGGCGTCGATGAAGAGGACCTTCTCGACATGCTGGCGGAGATCCGGACGCTCAATCCGCGTCCCGGCGCGGGTTATGATTCGACCGTTTCGGAGACAATCGTTCCCGATATCATCGTTCGGCCCTCTTCATCCGGCGGCTGGCTTGTGGAGATAAATCCCGAAACCCTGCCGCGTGTGCTCATCAACCAGAGCTATTTCGCCGAGGTTTCGAAACATAAGGCGCGCGCAGGTGAGGACCAGGATTTCCTTTCCGAGTGCATGCAAACGGCTCACTGGCTGACCCGCAGCCTCGACCAGCGTGCCCGGACGATCATGAAGGTAGCGACCGAGATCGTGCGCCAGCAGGACGCCTTTCTCGTCAACGGCGTTGATCACCTGCGCCCGCTGAACCTCAAGACGGTGGCCGACGCCATCAAGATGCACGAATCCACCGTCAGCCGGGTGACATCGAAGAAATACATGCTGACGCCACGCGGGCTGTTCGAGCTCAAATATTTCTTCAGCGTCTCGATCAGCGCGGTTGAAGGCGGCGACAGCCATTCGGCGGAAGCGGTGCGTCATCGCATCAAGGCCATGATCGCCCAGGAGGCTGCCGAGGCGGTGCTTTCCGATGATGACATCGTCGACAATCTGAAAAAAAGCGGTGTTGATCTCGCCCGCCGCACTGTCGCCAAATATCGTGAGGCGATGAACATCCCCTCCTCCGTTCAGAGACGCCGCGAAAAGAAGGCGCTCGCGAAGTTTTCAGTCTTCTGA
- the lptB gene encoding LPS export ABC transporter ATP-binding protein — MFGGGRNPSVEATSQADKARYEGTLIAHGLTKTYNTRRVVNGVSLVVRRGEAVGLLGPNGAGKTTCFYMITGLVPVDSGKIAINGNDVTGMPMYRRARLGVGYLPQEASIFRGLTVEENIRAVLEVHEPDSAKRSRKLDELLEEFHIAQLRKSPAVALSGGERRRLEIARALATDPTFMLLDEPFAGVDPISVSDIQNLVRHLTARGIGVLITDHNVRETLGLIDRAYIIHAGEVLTHGRADDIVNNPDVRRLYLGNNFSL, encoded by the coding sequence ATGTTTGGCGGTGGGCGCAACCCATCCGTGGAAGCGACCTCACAGGCCGACAAAGCCCGTTATGAAGGCACGCTGATCGCGCATGGGCTGACGAAGACCTATAATACGCGGCGGGTGGTCAACGGCGTGTCGCTCGTCGTGCGCCGCGGTGAGGCCGTGGGGCTTTTAGGTCCGAACGGCGCCGGCAAGACGACCTGTTTTTACATGATCACCGGCCTCGTACCCGTCGATAGCGGCAAGATCGCCATCAACGGCAACGATGTGACCGGCATGCCGATGTACAGGCGTGCGCGCCTCGGCGTCGGGTATCTGCCGCAGGAAGCCTCGATTTTTCGCGGGCTGACGGTCGAGGAAAACATCCGCGCCGTGCTTGAAGTCCACGAACCGGACAGTGCCAAGCGAAGCCGCAAGCTGGACGAGCTGCTGGAAGAATTCCACATTGCCCAGCTGCGCAAGTCGCCGGCAGTCGCACTATCGGGCGGTGAACGCCGTCGCCTTGAGATCGCCCGCGCTCTGGCGACCGATCCGACTTTCATGCTGCTGGATGAGCCTTTTGCCGGTGTTGATCCGATTTCGGTCAGCGACATTCAGAATCTCGTCAGACACCTCACCGCACGCGGGATTGGTGTTCTCATCACCGACCACAATGTCCGCGAAACGCTCGGCCTCATCGACCGCGCCTATATCATCCATGCCGGCGAGGTTCTGACCCACGGCCGCGCGGACGATATCGTCAACAATCCGGACGTGCGCCGGCTCTATCTCGGCAATAATTTCAGCCTTTAA
- a CDS encoding LptA/OstA family protein, with protein sequence MMQVSRPVSLGRSAGVAAAGLVFSCLATVAFAQSTTSNMQGVKLSSDQPIAIESDQLEIRDQERKAYFTGNVKVVQGTTTLQAGKMTVNYKGEGSSLTSGDANIEKIFVDNNVYLTSETQKATADHGEFDMAAQTFILTGKQVVLSEGTNVFTGCKLTVLMNSGQAKLESCGGPVRIMLDPKSQKKQ encoded by the coding sequence ATGATGCAAGTTTCCCGTCCCGTTTCCCTTGGCAGATCCGCAGGCGTTGCAGCCGCAGGTCTTGTTTTCTCCTGTCTCGCAACCGTGGCCTTCGCCCAGAGCACCACCAGCAACATGCAGGGTGTGAAGCTCTCCAGCGACCAGCCGATCGCGATTGAAAGCGACCAGCTCGAAATCCGGGATCAGGAGCGCAAGGCCTACTTCACCGGAAACGTGAAAGTTGTGCAGGGCACGACCACCCTTCAGGCCGGCAAGATGACAGTCAACTACAAGGGCGAGGGCTCCTCGCTCACCAGTGGTGACGCCAATATCGAAAAAATCTTCGTCGATAACAATGTCTATCTGACGTCCGAGACCCAGAAGGCCACGGCTGATCATGGCGAATTCGACATGGCGGCGCAGACCTTCATCCTGACGGGCAAGCAGGTCGTTCTGTCCGAGGGCACGAATGTCTTTACCGGCTGCAAGCTCACTGTCCTCATGAACTCGGGACAGGCGAAGCTCGAAAGCTGCGGCGGGCCCGTTCGGATCATGCTCGATCCGAAATCGCAGAAAAAACAGTAG
- the lptC gene encoding LPS export ABC transporter periplasmic protein LptC: MLERLREPAPAFPLPNDQNGAYERALRHSARVKRLKIILPLSAAVISLAFIAVSLIRTWAPDEVSLESARIEDGKIVMEKPAVAGRNEKGIDYSMNADRALQDIANPNLMTLEKVLAAVPVNDSVAQVIAKEGIFDRATNTLKMTAPFDINLSNGIQAKFQSADVDLKAGKMSSKEPVSIKTNDGAIVAQSIDIADNGKTITFSGQVRARIAASNIKNEAK, encoded by the coding sequence ATGCTTGAACGACTCCGCGAACCCGCGCCAGCATTTCCGCTGCCGAATGACCAGAACGGCGCTTACGAGCGCGCTCTGCGGCATTCCGCGCGCGTGAAGCGGTTGAAAATCATCCTGCCGCTCAGTGCCGCGGTGATTTCGCTTGCCTTCATCGCCGTTTCGCTCATCCGCACATGGGCTCCCGACGAAGTTTCGCTGGAAAGCGCAAGGATCGAAGACGGCAAGATCGTGATGGAAAAACCTGCCGTTGCCGGCCGCAACGAGAAGGGGATCGATTATTCCATGAACGCCGACCGTGCGTTGCAGGATATCGCCAATCCCAACCTGATGACGCTGGAAAAAGTTCTGGCCGCAGTGCCTGTCAATGACAGCGTCGCACAGGTGATCGCCAAGGAAGGCATTTTCGACCGGGCCACCAATACGCTGAAGATGACGGCACCTTTTGACATCAATCTCAGCAATGGCATACAAGCGAAGTTCCAGTCTGCGGATGTTGATTTGAAGGCCGGAAAAATGAGCAGCAAAGAGCCCGTTTCGATCAAAACAAACGACGGTGCCATTGTTGCGCAATCGATTGATATCGCCGATAATGGCAAGACAATTACATTTTCGGGGCAGGTACGGGCACGTATCGCTGCATCCAATATCAAAAATGAAGCCAAGTGA
- the sppA gene encoding signal peptide peptidase SppA, protein MDNMAIADRRQLRRKLTFWRIAAVLLFVVGIFGLYRFFWTEPQQSARPHIARVEISGLIQDNTELLERLDKIAKSDNVKGLIVSISSPGGTTYGGERIFKAIRGVADKKPVVSDVRTLAASAGYMIASAGDVIVAGETSITGSIGVIFQYPQVGQLMDKLGVSLQEIKSSPLKAEPSPFHEAPEEAKTMIRAMVMDSYGWFVDLVADRRKLPREDVLKLADGSIFTGRQALANKLVDTLGGEKEIRGYLETHGVAKDLPIVEWRAPSSRSPFSFFSVAQIAKFLGYDDLIPFAGPGQLGADKLFLDGLVSVWQVGPR, encoded by the coding sequence ATGGATAATATGGCGATAGCAGATCGCAGGCAATTGCGCCGCAAGCTGACTTTCTGGCGGATTGCCGCTGTTTTGCTGTTTGTCGTCGGTATTTTCGGCCTTTACCGGTTTTTCTGGACCGAGCCGCAGCAAAGTGCCAGGCCCCATATCGCCCGCGTTGAGATTTCCGGTCTGATCCAGGACAATACGGAACTCCTGGAGCGGCTCGACAAGATCGCCAAGAGCGACAATGTCAAAGGGCTGATCGTGTCGATCTCCTCGCCGGGCGGCACCACCTATGGCGGTGAGCGTATCTTCAAGGCCATTCGCGGCGTTGCGGACAAGAAGCCGGTCGTTTCCGACGTCCGAACGCTGGCCGCCTCCGCCGGTTACATGATCGCTTCGGCCGGCGACGTCATCGTCGCGGGGGAAACCTCGATCACCGGTTCGATCGGCGTCATCTTTCAATATCCGCAGGTGGGCCAGCTGATGGACAAGCTCGGCGTCTCGCTGCAGGAAATCAAGTCCTCCCCGTTGAAGGCCGAGCCTTCGCCGTTCCACGAGGCCCCTGAAGAGGCAAAGACGATGATCCGCGCCATGGTGATGGACAGCTATGGCTGGTTCGTTGACCTTGTGGCCGATCGTCGCAAGCTGCCGCGTGAGGATGTGCTGAAACTGGCGGATGGATCGATTTTCACCGGCAGGCAGGCGCTCGCCAACAAGCTGGTCGATACGCTCGGTGGCGAAAAGGAAATCCGCGGTTATCTCGAAACGCACGGCGTCGCCAAGGATTTGCCGATCGTCGAATGGCGCGCACCGTCGTCTCGTTCGCCTTTTTCGTTTTTCAGTGTTGCGCAAATAGCGAAGTTTCTGGGATATGACGATTTAATTCCCTTTGCGGGACCCGGCCAGCTCGGTGCGGACAAGTTGTTTCTTGACGGTCTTGTTTCCGTTTGGCAGGTTGGGCCACGTTAA
- a CDS encoding integration host factor subunit beta, translating into MIKSELVQIVAARNPHLYHRDVENIVNAVLDEITDALAGGNRVELRGFGAFSVKNRPSRSGRNPRTGESVFVEEKWVPFFKTGKELRERLNPGMGDEEEDD; encoded by the coding sequence GTGATCAAATCTGAACTGGTGCAGATCGTTGCTGCGCGTAACCCGCACCTTTATCACCGTGACGTGGAAAACATCGTCAATGCGGTGCTGGATGAAATCACCGATGCCCTGGCGGGTGGAAATCGTGTCGAGCTTCGTGGTTTCGGCGCATTTTCGGTGAAAAACCGACCTTCACGTTCGGGGCGGAACCCGCGCACGGGCGAATCGGTTTTCGTCGAGGAAAAATGGGTGCCTTTCTTCAAGACGGGCAAGGAGCTGCGTGAGCGCCTGAACCCTGGAATGGGTGACGAAGAAGAGGACGATTGA
- a CDS encoding LapA family protein, with product MSKKIINLIILLPLAIILVILCVANRQAVTLALNPFRPDDGVLSFTAPFFVFLFLAVIFGVLLGSAATWFAQGKHRKRARIEAREAVRWHDEANRQKATSAAQLPNAGQLPAK from the coding sequence ATGTCGAAAAAAATCATCAACCTCATCATCCTGCTTCCGCTGGCGATCATCCTCGTCATCCTGTGCGTGGCCAACCGTCAGGCCGTGACGCTTGCACTCAATCCCTTCCGTCCCGATGACGGCGTTCTGTCCTTCACCGCGCCATTTTTCGTGTTCCTTTTTCTGGCCGTCATTTTTGGCGTGTTGCTGGGATCGGCAGCCACATGGTTCGCGCAGGGCAAACATCGAAAACGCGCCCGTATCGAAGCCAGGGAAGCGGTTCGCTGGCACGATGAGGCGAACCGCCAGAAGGCGACTTCGGCCGCTCAGCTTCCGAATGCGGGCCAACTCCCGGCAAAGTGA
- a CDS encoding class I SAM-dependent methyltransferase, whose translation MKKKDSRPGNRARAGSEKKQVHAAKPARRADAAPKKRAPDAVRSVPKPAPKEKVAAAPAVEQAPARPLKQRTGERPAEQVPVILESSGAGDFHLIDSGNGLKLEQYGDYRIVRPEAQALWQPSVPDRVWQNADAIFTGDTDEDGMGRWRFPKTALGETWPLSLLGVEFLGRFTAFRHVGVFPEQIVHWEWLKHAVETADRPLKVLNLFGYTGVASLVAAAAGAEVTHVDASKKAIGWAKENQALAGLEQAPIRWICEDAMKFIQREERRGSTYDIILTDPPKFGRGTHGEVWQLFDHLPLMLDICREILSPKALGLVLTAYSIRASFYSMHELMREIMRGAGGVVASGELVIREAGLDGKTPGRVLSTSLFSRWEPK comes from the coding sequence TTGAAGAAAAAAGACAGCCGGCCGGGCAATCGTGCACGTGCCGGGAGCGAGAAAAAACAGGTTCATGCCGCAAAGCCGGCGCGACGCGCCGACGCAGCGCCGAAAAAGCGCGCGCCCGACGCGGTTCGCAGCGTGCCGAAACCTGCACCGAAGGAGAAGGTTGCTGCCGCACCGGCGGTTGAGCAGGCGCCTGCGCGGCCCCTCAAGCAACGCACCGGGGAACGTCCCGCAGAACAGGTTCCGGTCATTCTGGAATCGAGCGGTGCGGGCGATTTTCACCTGATCGACAGCGGCAATGGCCTGAAGCTCGAACAATATGGCGACTACCGCATCGTCCGTCCCGAGGCGCAGGCGCTGTGGCAACCGTCGGTCCCCGACCGGGTGTGGCAGAATGCCGATGCCATTTTTACCGGCGATACGGATGAAGACGGCATGGGCCGCTGGCGCTTTCCGAAGACGGCGCTGGGCGAAACCTGGCCCTTGTCCCTGCTCGGCGTTGAATTTCTGGGCCGCTTCACGGCCTTCCGGCACGTCGGCGTCTTCCCGGAGCAGATCGTCCATTGGGAATGGCTGAAACATGCCGTCGAGACGGCCGACCGACCTCTGAAAGTGCTGAACCTCTTCGGTTACACCGGCGTCGCCTCGCTGGTTGCGGCTGCCGCGGGTGCTGAAGTCACCCATGTCGATGCTTCCAAGAAGGCGATTGGCTGGGCCAAGGAAAATCAGGCGCTTGCCGGGCTTGAACAGGCGCCCATCCGCTGGATTTGCGAAGATGCGATGAAATTCATCCAGCGTGAGGAGCGTCGTGGCAGCACCTATGACATCATCCTCACCGACCCGCCGAAATTCGGCCGCGGCACCCATGGCGAGGTCTGGCAATTGTTCGACCATCTGCCGTTGATGCTGGATATCTGCCGGGAAATCCTCTCACCCAAGGCGCTCGGCCTGGTGCTGACGGCCTATTCCATCAGGGCCAGTTTTTATTCGATGCACGAGCTGATGCGCGAAATCATGCGTGGCGCCGGCGGCGTCGTCGCGTCAGGCGAGCTCGTCATTCGCGAGGCCGGGCTTGACGGCAAGACGCCGGGCCGGGTGCTTTCCACATCGCTGTTCAGCCGTTGGGAGCCGAAATGA
- a CDS encoding TrmH family RNA methyltransferase produces the protein MMKDMRENTTRRVGQVKEVTSLANPIIKDIKALTQKKGREETGTFMAEGLKLVIDALELGWTIKTLVYAKAAKGKPLVEQAAVKTVASGGLVLEVSEKVIASITRRDNPQMVVGIFEQKWASLRDIRPEKGETYIALDRVRDPGNLGTIIRTADAAGASGVILVGDCTDPFSLETVRATMGSVFAMPVARASVEEFLSWKKSAQVSVVATHLSGSVDYRKIDYAGKPVVLLMGNEQSGLPPELAGKADQLARIPQQGRADSLNLAIATAVMLFEARRHLLELAPVK, from the coding sequence ATGATGAAAGATATGCGCGAAAACACCACGCGCCGGGTTGGCCAGGTCAAGGAAGTGACCAGCCTCGCCAATCCCATCATCAAGGATATCAAGGCGCTCACCCAGAAAAAGGGCAGGGAAGAGACCGGCACCTTCATGGCGGAAGGCTTGAAGTTGGTCATCGATGCCCTCGAACTCGGCTGGACGATCAAGACGCTGGTTTACGCAAAGGCCGCCAAGGGCAAGCCGCTGGTAGAGCAGGCGGCGGTCAAGACAGTCGCGTCAGGCGGGCTGGTGCTCGAAGTCAGCGAAAAGGTCATTGCCTCGATCACCCGCCGGGACAATCCGCAGATGGTCGTCGGCATTTTCGAACAGAAATGGGCCTCGCTCAGGGATATTCGCCCGGAAAAGGGCGAGACCTATATCGCGCTCGACCGTGTCCGCGATCCCGGTAATCTCGGCACCATCATCCGCACCGCCGATGCGGCCGGCGCCTCCGGTGTCATTCTGGTTGGTGATTGCACCGATCCCTTCTCGCTGGAAACCGTTCGTGCCACCATGGGTTCGGTCTTCGCCATGCCCGTCGCCCGTGCCTCGGTTGAGGAATTCCTCTCCTGGAAAAAATCGGCGCAGGTCAGTGTCGTCGCCACCCATCTCTCGGGTTCCGTGGATTATCGGAAGATCGACTATGCCGGTAAGCCGGTCGTGCTTTTGATGGGTAACGAGCAATCCGGTCTGCCGCCGGAACTGGCCGGCAAGGCGGATCAGCTGGCGCGCATCCCCCAGCAGGGCCGTGCCGACAGCCTCAATCTCGCCATCGCAACCGCCGTGATGCTTTTCGAAGCGCGGCGCCATCTCCTCGAACTGGCACCGGTGAAGTAA
- the lspA gene encoding signal peptidase II, translating to MAKAALFSKFGPAFALIIAALVLDQIVKQLVEAYLPLQEMVPVIPFLALYRTYNLGVAFSMLSDMQGWFIVSMRLVIVVFVLWLWRKTAADRTFAHLGFAFIIAGAAGNLLDRFFYGHVIDYILFHTQTWSFAVFNLADSFITIGAACVILDEFLHARAAKK from the coding sequence ATGGCCAAAGCGGCTTTGTTTTCGAAATTCGGCCCGGCCTTTGCGCTGATCATCGCCGCATTGGTGCTGGACCAGATCGTCAAGCAACTGGTCGAAGCCTATCTGCCATTGCAGGAGATGGTGCCGGTCATTCCGTTTCTGGCGCTTTACCGCACCTATAATCTCGGCGTCGCCTTTTCGATGCTATCGGACATGCAGGGCTGGTTCATCGTCAGCATGCGTCTCGTTATCGTCGTCTTCGTTCTGTGGTTGTGGCGCAAGACGGCGGCGGACCGCACCTTTGCCCATCTCGGCTTTGCCTTCATCATCGCGGGTGCTGCCGGCAATCTTCTCGACCGGTTCTTTTATGGACACGTCATCGACTACATCCTGTTTCACACGCAGACATGGTCCTTCGCTGTGTTCAATCTCGCCGACAGTTTCATAACCATCGGTGCAGCCTGCGTCATTCTTGACGAATTTCTGCACGCCCGGGCGGCTAAAAAGTAA